A region of Oncorhynchus masou masou isolate Uvic2021 chromosome 29, UVic_Omas_1.1, whole genome shotgun sequence DNA encodes the following proteins:
- the LOC135521067 gene encoding skin secretory protein xP2-like: MQLPVQSALTDDSEEPVIMASEALETMGSGWEEDQVLEMLAAAEPEVPPEDPAEAAAVDAEVPSEAVGLVEAGVPVEVAAPVESVVVEDAPVAEAPAETVVSEEAPVVETGAAVEVATLVEAAAPVEAAAPVEVAETVPEAAPAPTAETPAPTAETPAPAPTAETPAPAPTAETPAPAPTAETPAPAPTAETPAPAPTAETKDAPAPVAAVPEPVTPAAEPVAAVPEGAPAVEAPAPSGPITDLVVAAEPAAEPITTPVAVEAPVAAVANEPVEAPGLVEAPGLVEAPGLVEAPGLVEAPGPVEAPGEVTAPAPEPVVETPTPAPEAAPELTPAALAPAPSDAPTPAPELTPATPAPVAPPTPAPELTPATPAPVAPPTPAISIPEIDGVPVVVLEVAQEAAALVLAGVAQEAEKDKKQN; the protein is encoded by the exons ATGCAGCTTCCTGTCCAGAGTGCCCTGACTGATGACTCTGAGGAACCCGTCATCATGGCCTCAGAGGCCCTGGAGACCATGGGGTCTGGATGGGAGGAGGACCAGGTCCTGGAGATGCTGGCTGCAGCCGAGCCAGAGGTTCCCCCTGAAGACCCTGCTGAGGCTGCAGCCGTAGATGCAGAGGTCCCTTCAGAGGCTGTGGGCTTAGTAGAGGCTGGGGTCCCAGTGGAGGTGGCGGCCCCTGTTGAGTCTGTCGTGGTTGAGGACGCTCCTGTGGCAGAGGCTCCTGCTGAGACAGTGGTGTCTGAGGAGGCCCCTGTTGTTGAAACTGGAGCTGCAGTGGAGGTGGCTACCCTGGTCGAGGCAGCTGCACCTGTGGAAGCTGCTGCCCCAGTCGAGGTGGCTGAAACTGTCCCAGAGGCAGCTCCAGCCCCGACAGCGGAGACCCCAGCCCCGACAGCGGAgaccccagctccagccccgACAGCGGAgaccccagctccagccccgACAGCGGAgaccccagctccagccccgACAGCGGAgaccccagctccagccccgACAGCGGAgaccccagctccagccccgACAGCGGAGACCAAAGATGCTCCAGCCCCTGTGGCCGCTGTCCCTGAGCCTGTAACCCCTGCTGCTGAGCCTGTGGCCGCTGTCCCAGAGGGGGCCCCCGCTGTGGAGGCCCCTGCACCCAGTGGCCCCATAACTGACCTTGTTGTTGCTGCTGAGCCTGCAGCAGAGCCAATAACCACCCCTGTGGCTGTGGAGGCCCCTGTAGCAGCCGTTGCCAATGAGCCAGTGGAGGCCCCAGGACTAGTGGAGGCCCCAGGACTAGTGGAGGCCCCAGGACTAGTGGAGGCCCCAGGACTAGTggaggccccaggaccagtggaggCCCCAGGTGAGGTGACAGCTCCAGCCCCAGAGCCTGTAGTAGAGACTCCTACCCCTGCTCCCGAAGCCGCCCCTGAGCTAACACCAGCCGCCCTTGCTCCTGCTCCCTCAGACGCCCCTACCCCTGCCCCAGAGCTAACACCAGCCACCCCTGCTCCTGTGGCCCCGCCTACTCCTGCCCCAGAGCTAACACCAGCCACCCCTGCTCCTGTGGCCCCGCCTACTCCTGCTATCTCAATCCCAGAGATTGATG GTGTTCCGGTGGTTGTGTTGGAGGTGGCACAGGAAGCAGCGGCCTTGGTGTTGGCTGGAGTGGCACAGGAAGCGGAGAAAGACAAGAAACAGAACTAA